A DNA window from Brassica napus cultivar Da-Ae chromosome A3 unlocalized genomic scaffold, Da-Ae chrA03_Random_2, whole genome shotgun sequence contains the following coding sequences:
- the LOC125594133 gene encoding homeobox-leucine zipper protein PROTODERMAL FACTOR 2-like: MLKLAERMVMSFCSGVGASTAHAWTTMSSTGSDDVRVMTRKSMDDPGRPPGIVLSAATSFWIPVAPKRVFDFLRDENSRSEWDILSNGGMVQEMAHIANGREPGNCVSLLRVNSGNSSQSNMLILQESCTDASGSYVIYAPVDIVAMNVVLSGGDPDYVALLPSGFAILPDGSVGGGENGNQEVVSSSTASESCGSLLTVAFQILVDSVPTAKLSLGSVATVNSLIKCTVERIKAAVACDRGGGGP; this comes from the exons GAAAGGATGGTTATGAGCTTTTGCAGCGGTGTTGGCGCGTCGACTGCACATGCATGGACCACAATGTCGTCAACTGGATCCGATGATGTTCGAGTCATGACCCGAAAGAGCATGGATGATCCGGGAAGACCTCCGGGGATCGTTCTTAGCGCCGCGACTTCATTCTGGATCCCAGTGGCTCCCAAACGGGTTTTCGACTTCCTCCGCGACGAAAATTCAAGAAGCGAG TGGGATATTCTGTCAAATGGAGGAATGGTTCAAGAAATGGCTCATATAGCAAATGGTCGAGAACCTGGAAACTGCGTCTCCTTGCTCCGAGTCAAC AGCGGAAACTCGAGCCAAAGCAACATGTTGATTCTACAAGAGAGCTGCACGGACGCATCTGGATCGTACGTTATCTATGCGCCGGTGGATATAGTGGCGATGAACGTTGTTCTAAGCGGAGGAGATCCTGATTACGTGGCGTTGCTCCCATCTGGTTTCGCTATATTACCCGATGGTTCGGTCGGAGGAGGAGAAAATGGGAATCAAGAAGTGGTTTCTTCTTCTACTGCATCTGAGAGTTGTGGTTCACTGTTAACCGTTGCGTTTCAGATACTTGTTGATTCTGTTCCTACAGCTAAGCTCTCTCTTGGCTCGGTGGCTACGGTTAACAGTCTGATCAAATGTACGGTGGAGAGGATTAAAGCAGCCGTTGCTTGTGACCGAGGTGGAGGAGGACCATAA